The following are encoded together in the Arvicanthis niloticus isolate mArvNil1 chromosome 9, mArvNil1.pat.X, whole genome shotgun sequence genome:
- the Nop2 gene encoding 28S rRNA (cytosine(4447)-C(5))-methyltransferase, with translation MGRKLDPTKKEKRGPGRKARKQKGAETELVRFLPAADDGNFKRLSSRARKRAAKRRAGSVDVSKPNKSPGIKTLPGELSKGTVQARGKKRPAPIQNSDGDEEEDSEEDGVVTQGDLWGSEDSSEDMVDDYGADSNSEDEEGKLLPIERAALKQKAQDAAAGAQWSEEDTDEDVGVSPESHPRKDDKAEGDLQINVEDEEASVLPPAGDTDQDAQAPDLQRVHKRIQDIVGVLRDFGAQREEGRSRTEYLSRLQKDLATYYSYGDFLLGKLMELFPLSELIEFLEANEVPRPITLRTNTLKTRRRDLAQALINRGVNLDPLGKWSKSGLVVYDSSVPVGATPEYLAGHYMLQGASSMLPVMALAPQEHERILDMCCAPGGKTSYIAQLMKNTGVILANDANAERLKSVVGNLHRLGVTNTIISHYDGRQFPKVVGGFDRVLLDAPCSGTGVISKDPAVKTNKDEKDIQRCAHLQKELLLSAIDSVNAASKTGGYLVYCTCSITVEENEWVVDYALKKRNVRLVPTGLDFGQEGFTRFRERRFHPSLRSTRRFYPHTHNMDGFFIAKFKKFSNSVPQPHTGNSAAAAPAEPDLKDQVTPKSENSSQPSKKAQGAAEAKRQVVRRQHSKKPFQKMNGISKGPGLSTEPSVPDAQESARPLESTQSDGKAEVIGNRKRDGKLKQWGPKWKSSKDAAVPKQSVPPKGEDSGTPAVPTPSEICATPRPKDCAQSLGKAKKIQKVKQQLSEQPVKRAASLKEDAVPKGPSAPTVSPHSSTRPPPAKRRRSMTKGSGQAPLS, from the exons ATGGGGCGCAAGTTGGATCCTACGAAGAAGGAGAAACGTGGGCCCGGCCGAAAGGCCCGAAAGCAGAAGGGTGCAGAGACCGAACTggtcagatttctgcctgcag ctGACGATGGGAATTTCAAGAGGCTGTCGAGCCGCGCCCGGAAGAG GGCAGCCAAGAGGAGGGCAGGGTCTGTTGACGTCTCTAAGCCAAATAAGTCTCCTGGGATCAAAACATTGCCTGGAGAGTTATCCAAAG GAACAGTTCAGGCTCGAGGTAAAAAACGCCCAGCACCAATTCAAAACAGTGATGGGGACGAGGAGGAAGACTCCGAGGAAGATGGTGTGGTGACCCAGGGGGACCTTTGGGGCTCTGAGGACAGTAGTGAAGATATGGTGGACGACTATGGAGCTGACTCTAACTCAGAGGATGAGGAGGGAAAG ttgTTGCCTATTGAAAGAGCTGCTCTGAAGCAGAAGGCCCAGGACGCCGCAGCTGG GGCCCAGTGGAGTGAAGAGGACACTGATGAAGATGTTGGTGTTTCCCCTGAGTCCCACCCCAGAAAGGATGACAAAGCAGAGGGGGATTTGCAGATTAATGTGGAAGATGAGGAAGCCTCTGTGCTGCCCCCTGCTGGGGATACTGACCAGG ATGCCCAGGCTCCAGACCTGCAGCGCGTTCATAAGCGGATCCAGGATATAGTAGGAGTGCTTCGAGACTTCGGGGCTCAGCGAGAAGAAGGCCGCTCTAGAACTGAGTATCTGAGTCGGCTTCAGAAGGATCTGGCCACTTACTATTCGTATGGAGACTTCCTGCTGGGCAAGCTCATGGAGCTGTTTCCTCTGTCTGAG TTGATAGAGTTCTTAGAAGCTAATGAGGTGCCCCGGCCAATCACCCTTCGGACCAACACCTTAAAAACCCGTCGCCGAGACCTTGCTCAG GCTCTGATCAATCGTGGGGTTAATCTGGATCCACTGGGAAAGTGGTCAAAGTCTGGACTTGTGGTATATGATTCTTCAGTGCCTGTTG GTGCTACTCCCGAGTACCTAGCTGGACACTATATGCTGCAGGGAGCTTCGAGTATGCTACCTGTCATGGCCCTGGCACCTCAGGAGCATGAGCGGATCTTAGACATGTGTTGTGCTCCTGGAGGGAAGACCAGCTACATAG CTCAGCTGATGAAGAACACAGGTGTGATCCTCGCCAATGATGCCAATGCAGAGAGGCTCAAGAGTGTCGTGGGCAACCTGCACCGGCTGGGAGTCACCAATACCATCATCAGCCACTATGACGGGCGCCAGTTCCCCAAG GTGGTGGGGGGCTTTGATCGAGTGCTACTGGATGCTCCGTGTAGTGGCACAGGAGTCATCTCCAAAGACCCTGCTGTGAAGACGAACAAG gatgagaaggacatccagcgctGTGCTCACCTTCAGAAGGAACTGCTGCTCAGTGCCATTGACTCAGTCAACGCTGCTTCCAAGACTGGGGGCTACCTGGTCTACTGCACCTGCTCCATTACG GTGGAAGAGAACGAGTGGGTGGTAGACTACGCCTTGAAGAAGAGGAATGTACGGCTGGTGCCCACCGGCCTGGACTTCGGCCAGGAAGGTTTTACCCGCTTCCGAGAAAGGCGCTTCCACCCCTCTCTGCGCTCCACCCGACGCTTCTACCCTCACACTCACAATATGGATGGTTTCTTTATTGCCAAGTTCAAGAAATTTTCCAATTCTGTTCCCCAGCCCCACACAG GAAACTCAGCAGCAGCTGCCCCTGCAGAACCTGACCTGAAGGATCAGGTCACCCCAAAGTCTGAGAACAGTAGCCAGCCCTCCAAGAAAGCCCAAGGGGCTGCAGAGGCAAAGCGGCAGGTGGTGAGACGGCAACATTCCAAGAAGCCCTTCCAGAAGATGAACGGCATCTCCAAAGGGCCAGGCTTGTCCACTGAACCCTCCGTCCCAGATGCCCAAGAGTCTGCTAGGCCCCTGGAAAGCACTCAGTCTGATGGGAAAGCTGAAGTGATTGGGAACCGGAAGAGGGATGGGAAGCTGAAACAATGGGGACCTAAATGGAAGTCCTCCAAGGACGCTGCTGTCCCAAAGCAAAGCGTCCCTCCCAAGGGCGAGGACTCGGGAACACCTGCTGTGCCAACTCCCTCTGAAATCTGTGCCACCCCAAGGCCTAAGGACTGTGCTCAGTCCCTTGGGAAAGCCAAAAAGATACAGAAAGTAAAGCAGCAGTTATCAGAGCAGCCTGTCAAGAGAGCTGCTTCCCTGAAAGAAGATGCTGTCCCCAAGGGACCCTCAGCCCCCACTGTGTCTCCCCACAGTTCCACCAGGCCCCCACCAGCAAAAAGGAGGAGATCTATGACAAAGGGCAGCGGCCAGGCTCCGTTGTCTTAA